The Terriglobales bacterium genomic sequence AGGATCTCCCGAGATGCGTCGAGCTTAATCGCTCCCTCCCGGCTCTTCGGCCAGTTCTCGTGAAAGAGCCGCGACAGAGCAATTGAAAGCGCAATATTCCGGGAGATCCTTCGGCCAACACCGGGCCTCAGGATGACAGTTGTCGTTAACAGCAGTCGTGCTGGTGAGAATGCTGTGATATTCAAATCACGAAATCACCAAATCACGATGTGAGAAACACCCGAAGCCCGGCCCGATTTCACGCTGTCGATTTAGAATCTCATCGGTGAACTCCCTGGCCCGAGTGCGCATACTATGGACAGCTTGTATCGCGCTCTTCGTCTCAGCGATCGTAGGTCTGCGTTGGGGGGCGCAAATCAGTATTGCGATGCTCCCGAAGCCGCAGAGAGCATTTGCCGATGCCGAATTGCTGCACAGCGTCTGGATCACGCGCAGTATCTTTCTCTTCCTGGCCTCAGCCGTCTGCGGCGTGTTCGGCGTGTACTACAGCCTGCGGGCCTCCGAGCTAAGCGATCGTTGAGGGAGCCGCACCGAGCCATCGCGATACAATAGAAACAAGTCCTCCAATCGGCTGCGAACGTCCTAAATCGCCGGAAATCTGAGTTTCTGTTTTTCTCTCTGCGAGGACCAACCTTGAGGAAGCATGTACGAAGTTACTGTTGAAGATAGCTTTGCCGCGGGACACTACCTGCGCAATTACCGTGGGAAGTGCGAGAACCCGCACGGCCACAATTACAAAGTCCAGATTACGCTGCAAGGGAAAGAACTCGATCATGCTGGCCTGCTCCTCGATTTCAAGGAACTCAAGCTGGTCATGAAGCCAGTGATCGACCGCCTCGACCATCGCATGATTAACGACGTTGCGCCCTTCACCACGCTCAATCCATCGGCTGAGAATCTGGCTAAGTTTTTCTTCGACGAAACCAATGTCACTCTCAGGACTTCAACCTCAGGTCGCGTTAGCGTGAAGGAAGTGACGATTTGGGAAACGGATACGACGACGGCGAGATATTCGGAATAATTAACCACGGAGGACACAGAGGGCACAGAGGAAATCAATTCTTAATTCGCTTCCTCCGTGATCCTCTGTGTCCTCTGTGGTGACCCTGCATGTACATCATCGAAATCTACAAGTCCGTTCAGGGTGAGTCCTCCTTCGCGGGGCTACCGTGTATCTTCGTGCGCCTGGCCGGATGCAATCTGCGCTGCTCCTGGTGCGACAGCGAGTACACCTTCACCGGCGGCCGCAAGATGTCTCTGGGCGAAGTCCTGGCCGAGGTGAAGAAGCTTGCTCCGGTGAAGCTCGTGGAGATCACTGGA encodes the following:
- the queD gene encoding 6-carboxytetrahydropterin synthase QueD, with protein sequence MYEVTVEDSFAAGHYLRNYRGKCENPHGHNYKVQITLQGKELDHAGLLLDFKELKLVMKPVIDRLDHRMINDVAPFTTLNPSAENLAKFFFDETNVTLRTSTSGRVSVKEVTIWETDTTTARYSE